Proteins co-encoded in one Sporosarcina sp. FSL K6-1522 genomic window:
- a CDS encoding acetyl-CoA C-acetyltransferase, with protein sequence MTTYIIDGSRTAFGTFGGALKDVSDIDLGVVVTEEAIKRSGIPVSDVEEIIFGNIIQTSGNSAYLARHIGLKSGMVESSSALTLNRLCGSSMQSIVSGAQAISVGDADVIVAGGTENMSLAPHVLRGTRFGSPNKAPLVDDMLWDTLTDQYVGCGMGMTAENLAVQYTISREEQDAFAVQSQEKAIQARDSGRFAEEIVPVKLKGRRGVEVLFDTDEHIREGATVQGLGKLKPAFKKDGTVTPGNASGINDGAAAVVLASEKYVKEHSLQPLAKIVSWGVAGVDPKIMGIGPVPASKKALEKAGLTLDDIGLFELNEAFAAQSLAVIKELDLDMEKVNVNGGAVALGHPVGASGTRITYSLAVEMKKRNVKYGLASLCIGGGQGIAIILENVTN encoded by the coding sequence ATGACAACGTATATTATTGACGGTTCTAGAACAGCTTTTGGAACTTTTGGCGGTGCGTTAAAAGACGTGAGTGATATTGATTTAGGTGTAGTTGTAACCGAGGAAGCGATTAAGAGAAGCGGGATACCTGTTTCAGACGTCGAAGAAATTATCTTTGGAAACATTATACAAACAAGTGGTAACTCGGCTTATTTGGCAAGGCATATTGGATTGAAAAGTGGAATGGTGGAGTCATCAAGCGCCTTGACATTGAATCGCTTATGCGGTTCTAGTATGCAGTCGATTGTATCGGGCGCACAGGCCATTTCTGTAGGAGATGCTGATGTGATTGTGGCTGGCGGAACTGAAAATATGAGTCTTGCTCCTCATGTCTTGAGAGGCACACGTTTTGGTTCACCAAACAAAGCGCCTTTAGTAGATGACATGCTATGGGATACATTGACAGATCAATATGTCGGTTGTGGAATGGGGATGACAGCTGAGAATCTGGCGGTGCAATATACGATTTCTCGTGAAGAACAAGATGCATTTGCGGTTCAATCACAGGAAAAAGCGATTCAAGCACGAGACAGCGGCCGATTTGCAGAGGAAATTGTACCCGTGAAGTTAAAAGGAAGAAGAGGCGTGGAAGTCCTTTTTGATACAGATGAGCATATCCGCGAAGGTGCAACTGTACAAGGCTTAGGGAAACTGAAACCCGCATTTAAGAAGGATGGTACAGTAACACCGGGCAATGCAAGTGGCATTAACGATGGTGCAGCGGCTGTTGTACTTGCCTCAGAAAAATATGTGAAAGAACATAGCTTGCAGCCTTTAGCAAAAATCGTTTCGTGGGGAGTAGCAGGTGTGGATCCTAAAATCATGGGGATTGGACCGGTGCCAGCGAGCAAAAAAGCACTTGAAAAGGCTGGGTTAACACTAGATGATATTGGCCTGTTTGAATTAAATGAAGCGTTTGCAGCACAATCATTGGCTGTTATTAAAGAGCTAGACCTCGATATGGAAAAGGTAAATGTCAACGGTGGTGCTGTAGCGCTGGGGCATCCAGTTGGTGCAAGTGGCACAAGAATTACGTATTCGCTAGCAGTTGAAATGAAGAAAAGAAATGTTAAATATGGATTGGCTTCGCTTTGTATCGGTGGGGGACAAGGTATTGCAATTATTTTAGAAAACGTTACGAACTAA
- a CDS encoding MFS transporter has product MEHTIGDIEKRTVRKTMTRILPFILLLYVIAYLDRVNLGYAALQMNAELALTAEVFGLLSGIFFIGYFFFEVPSNMIMHKVGARMWIARIMITWGIVVVLTGFVETTMHLYIVRFLLGVAEAGFFPGIILYLTYWFRARERGVATAVLLLALPIGGLIGAPVSTWILDNIAWYGMAGWRWMFILEGIPAIILGVIVVFYLTNKPANAKWLSQEEKDWLEGELNSERLISSQLNKVSKKEMLKDSKVWKLAVLYFTGYTAIYGLSFWMPTIIKSLSATATTNLEIGWLAMIPALVGIPAILFVGWNSDRTNAHKSHLLVCFAIGIVGFIGCGFSESVFMMVLMLAITSAGLYGFTGCFFAYMTFFFSESTAPVGIALVNSFAALGGFVGPMILGMVAFTTGMFVISALLVVGIITLMTLKLVTNKNETIVQKVQVNAG; this is encoded by the coding sequence ATGGAACATACGATTGGCGATATCGAAAAAAGAACGGTAAGGAAAACGATGACACGCATACTTCCATTTATTTTGCTTTTATATGTGATTGCTTATTTAGACAGAGTGAACTTAGGATACGCAGCCTTACAAATGAATGCAGAATTGGCATTGACTGCTGAAGTTTTCGGTCTATTATCAGGTATTTTCTTTATTGGCTATTTCTTTTTTGAAGTCCCAAGTAATATGATTATGCACAAAGTGGGCGCACGCATGTGGATTGCACGTATTATGATTACATGGGGAATTGTCGTAGTGTTAACGGGGTTTGTAGAAACAACGATGCACTTGTATATTGTTCGCTTTTTATTAGGCGTTGCTGAAGCTGGGTTTTTCCCAGGTATTATTTTGTATTTAACATATTGGTTTAGAGCTAGAGAAAGAGGGGTAGCGACAGCCGTTTTATTATTGGCTTTACCAATTGGCGGGTTAATTGGTGCCCCGGTATCTACATGGATTCTCGATAATATTGCTTGGTATGGTATGGCGGGCTGGAGATGGATGTTTATTCTTGAAGGAATACCGGCAATTATATTAGGAGTGATTGTCGTATTTTACCTAACGAATAAACCTGCCAATGCTAAATGGTTATCTCAGGAAGAAAAAGATTGGTTGGAAGGTGAATTGAACTCCGAACGTTTAATAAGTTCCCAATTGAATAAAGTGTCTAAGAAAGAAATGCTAAAGGATTCAAAAGTATGGAAATTGGCAGTACTGTATTTTACGGGGTATACGGCTATCTATGGATTATCGTTCTGGATGCCAACGATTATTAAATCTCTATCAGCAACAGCCACAACAAACTTAGAAATCGGCTGGCTAGCAATGATACCAGCACTTGTTGGAATTCCTGCAATTCTATTTGTTGGTTGGAATTCAGATAGAACGAATGCCCATAAGTCTCATTTACTAGTTTGTTTTGCAATTGGGATTGTAGGCTTTATAGGCTGTGGTTTTTCGGAAAGCGTCTTTATGATGGTGCTTATGCTGGCAATTACGTCGGCTGGATTATATGGTTTTACGGGATGCTTCTTTGCTTATATGACATTCTTCTTCAGTGAATCTACAGCACCAGTTGGAATTGCACTTGTCAATTCATTCGCAGCATTAGGTGGATTTGTTGGCCCGATGATTCTTGGAATGGTGGCCTTCACTACAGGGATGTTTGTGATATCAGCTCTACTTGTAGTAGGGATTATCACTCTAATGACATTGAAATTGGTAACGAATAAAAATGAAACGATAGTCCAAAAAGTTCAGGTCAATGCGGGTTAA
- a CDS encoding thermonuclease family protein, whose amino-acid sequence MAKKSKQKSPGNLIKSLIVLVVVGIAAIYFPEFFSEESEKPREQEVIQTDDQTPSDEDVSKEEEKDPSRGELIPVELVKTIDGDTIKIKYDGKEQNVRYLLIDTPETNHPQLGKQPFGQQAKERNTELMNSGKLEIEFDIGGETDKYGRLLAYIYIDGVSIQEKLLEEGLARVGYVYPPNTRHLDAYEKAQERAKEAGIGIWTLEDYVTDRGFDSEKYPEE is encoded by the coding sequence ATGGCGAAAAAAAGTAAGCAAAAGAGTCCGGGAAATTTGATAAAGTCCTTGATAGTCCTTGTTGTTGTGGGGATAGCTGCAATCTATTTCCCAGAGTTCTTTTCGGAAGAATCAGAGAAACCGAGAGAGCAAGAAGTCATTCAGACGGATGATCAGACGCCGAGTGATGAGGACGTTAGCAAGGAAGAGGAGAAGGATCCGAGTCGAGGAGAGTTAATTCCTGTAGAGTTGGTCAAGACGATTGATGGGGATACGATTAAAATCAAGTATGATGGCAAGGAACAAAATGTTCGTTATTTGCTCATCGATACGCCTGAAACGAATCACCCGCAACTTGGCAAACAGCCTTTTGGTCAGCAAGCAAAAGAGCGCAATACTGAGCTGATGAACAGTGGAAAGCTAGAAATTGAGTTTGATATTGGTGGAGAAACGGATAAGTATGGTAGATTGCTTGCGTATATTTACATTGACGGTGTGAGTATTCAGGAGAAGTTATTGGAGGAAGGGCTGGCTCGTGTTGGCTATGTTTATCCGCCAAATACGCGCCATTTAGATGCTTATGAAAAGGCGCAAGAACGTGCGAAAGAAGCGGGTATTGGGATTTGGACGTTGGAAGATTACGTAACAGATCGTGGCTTTGATAGCGAGAAGTATCCAGAAGAATAA
- the nhaC gene encoding Na+/H+ antiporter NhaC — protein sequence MKKELTFGVSIIPILALMAAAASSIFIWKAGMHIPLLIGVVVAAVIAKICGWSWYEVEKMMVNGVSRALPAVFILFIIGIIVGTWIASGVIPTMIYFGLSMIEPSLFVPLVALITGIVSITLGSSFTSIATIGIAFMAIGEGLGFAPGLVAGAVISGAYFGDKLSPLSDTTNIAPAMAETDLFSHIKHMLWDTIPAFVIALILYWFVGNSGAAGNAVDTNGIDVIKTGLEGVFTIHPLLLLMPIFTIILMMKRVPAIPALTIVGLLGAVLAVIVQGASVTSIVKVMTSGFSVDSGVKAVDSLLNNGGLMSMLGTIGLLVIATALGGILEETGSFEVVTRKMIAGVRSTGTLISTTIFSAFVVAFASGAQFLAIILPARTFVQTYKDRGIDTKNLSRCVEAAGTVGINLVPWSVPVVFAVSILGVSPGEFIPYAFFAFLVPLINIIFGFTGWTITKKNYRDDSEIKVKGEISL from the coding sequence ATGAAAAAGGAACTAACTTTTGGAGTGTCAATTATCCCAATATTGGCATTAATGGCTGCGGCGGCCTCATCGATTTTTATTTGGAAGGCTGGGATGCATATCCCCTTGCTAATTGGGGTAGTTGTGGCTGCTGTTATTGCGAAAATCTGTGGTTGGAGTTGGTATGAAGTAGAGAAAATGATGGTCAACGGCGTATCCAGGGCATTGCCTGCTGTTTTTATATTATTTATTATCGGTATCATTGTGGGTACTTGGATTGCCAGTGGCGTTATCCCGACTATGATTTACTTTGGGCTATCGATGATTGAACCTTCACTGTTTGTCCCGCTCGTGGCACTTATTACTGGCATTGTTTCGATTACATTGGGAAGTTCATTCACTTCGATTGCGACGATTGGGATTGCTTTTATGGCGATTGGCGAAGGATTAGGCTTTGCTCCGGGGCTTGTGGCAGGGGCAGTCATTTCCGGGGCTTATTTTGGCGATAAATTATCTCCGTTATCCGATACGACAAATATTGCTCCGGCTATGGCCGAAACCGATTTGTTTAGTCATATTAAGCACATGCTCTGGGACACGATTCCAGCATTTGTCATTGCATTGATTTTATATTGGTTTGTTGGGAATTCGGGGGCGGCAGGCAATGCTGTTGATACAAATGGCATTGATGTTATTAAAACAGGGTTGGAGGGTGTCTTTACGATTCATCCGTTACTTCTACTTATGCCTATCTTCACCATCATTTTGATGATGAAGCGTGTACCCGCGATTCCAGCGTTGACCATTGTAGGACTGTTAGGGGCTGTACTTGCAGTGATTGTGCAAGGGGCTTCTGTTACTTCAATTGTTAAAGTAATGACAAGTGGATTTTCGGTAGATTCGGGTGTAAAAGCGGTGGATTCTTTGTTAAATAATGGCGGTCTGATGTCTATGCTAGGGACTATTGGTCTGTTAGTCATTGCGACTGCTCTTGGTGGGATTCTAGAAGAAACAGGATCTTTTGAAGTGGTCACGAGAAAAATGATAGCCGGTGTTCGCTCAACTGGAACGTTAATTAGTACGACCATCTTTTCGGCTTTTGTCGTGGCATTTGCAAGCGGTGCACAATTTTTGGCAATCATTTTACCTGCAAGAACATTTGTCCAAACGTATAAAGATCGAGGAATCGATACGAAAAACCTTTCAAGATGTGTCGAGGCGGCAGGTACTGTAGGGATTAACCTCGTGCCATGGAGTGTTCCGGTCGTTTTTGCGGTGAGCATTCTGGGGGTCAGTCCAGGTGAGTTTATTCCTTATGCTTTCTTCGCATTTCTCGTTCCACTTATTAATATCATTTTTGGTTTCACGGGCTGGACCATTACCAAGAAAAACTATCGTGATGACAGTGAAATAAAAGTTAAGGGGGAAATTTCGTTATGA
- a CDS encoding MBL fold metallo-hydrolase, whose amino-acid sequence MSEVILHVLGTAQDAGLPHPNCFCKNCAEAISNPAYRRTAASLAIVLPEEKAWHLIDATPDLKEQMASVQIKHHMQGQLMASIFLTHAHLGHYPGLLFLGKEAMGANKVPVMAGAKMKKMLEEQAPWSQLTKLHNIDLQEIRDGQAMAVSPHATVTPVEVPHRNEFSETFAFWITGTEKKVLYIPDIDRWEQWDTDIYEACKEADICLLDGTFHSAKDLEKIGRDYREIPHPLMTETMDRLQDLVEQTEIYFIHLNHSNPVIDRDQTIRKEIEMKGFHIAEEGMEFVL is encoded by the coding sequence ATGAGTGAAGTTATTCTACATGTATTAGGAACAGCACAAGACGCTGGCCTTCCGCATCCGAATTGTTTTTGTAAAAACTGTGCGGAGGCAATTAGCAATCCGGCGTATAGGCGTACTGCGGCGTCATTGGCCATTGTGTTGCCTGAAGAAAAGGCTTGGCATTTGATAGACGCAACACCAGACTTAAAAGAGCAGATGGCAAGCGTACAAATCAAACATCATATGCAAGGCCAGCTAATGGCGAGTATCTTTTTGACGCATGCGCATTTAGGTCATTATCCGGGATTATTGTTTTTAGGAAAAGAAGCGATGGGTGCAAATAAGGTGCCCGTAATGGCAGGTGCGAAAATGAAGAAAATGTTAGAGGAACAGGCCCCTTGGAGTCAATTAACAAAATTACACAATATTGACCTGCAAGAAATACGTGATGGACAAGCAATGGCTGTTTCACCTCATGCAACAGTCACACCTGTTGAGGTTCCACACAGAAATGAATTTTCGGAGACATTTGCTTTTTGGATTACAGGGACGGAGAAAAAAGTTTTGTACATTCCGGATATTGATCGATGGGAACAATGGGACACTGATATTTATGAAGCGTGCAAAGAAGCGGACATCTGCTTACTTGATGGCACCTTCCATTCTGCTAAAGATCTTGAAAAGATTGGCCGAGATTATCGGGAAATCCCTCATCCGCTCATGACAGAAACAATGGACCGATTACAAGATTTAGTTGAACAAACGGAGATTTATTTCATTCATCTCAATCACTCGAATCCTGTGATTGATAGGGATCAAACGATTCGCAAGGAGATTGAAATGAAGGGCTTTCATATTGCGGAGGAAGGTATGGAATTTGTTTTGTGA